In Malus sylvestris chromosome 15, drMalSylv7.2, whole genome shotgun sequence, a single genomic region encodes these proteins:
- the LOC126601871 gene encoding uncharacterized protein LOC126601871 isoform X1, translating into MTLHQSIPVTKQFQELDSPSRISSVTTIDSVPPLLSSSPVLLMLFNCCSTEQIAYADRIIVNKKINRMAQLKRTEFGKVNLDYVLGIGGFDLESRCKQKEESTSGEQPIANLLSKISAPYSQLLTDIQLRQRNTHQVNSSWNTTGKHFHLIFRTKRVCFTTRIFVLQSNTLPSKILECDQCASRIINTYCFSRECYIDWGATPLIEAILMASQVLASSTSLVSVQSLSAWRPQDKS; encoded by the exons ATGACGCTGCATCAATCGATCCCGGTCACAAAACAATTCCAAGAGTTGGACAGCCCATCGCGAATCTCCTCGGTCACAACCATCGATTCCGTACCACCGTTGCTCTCGTCATCGCCGGTATTGCTTATGCTGTTCAACTGCTGTTCAACAGAGCAGATTGCTTATGCTGACCGCATCATTGTGAATAAG AAAATCAATCGCATGGCCCAACTCAAGCGGACAGAGTTTGGAAAAGTTAACCTGGATTATGTTCTTGGAATTggtggatttgatttagagag CAGATGTAAGCAGAAAGAGGAATCCACCTCAGGTGAACAGCCCATCGCGAATCTCCTCAGTAAAATCAGTGCACCTTATTCACAATTGTTGACAGATATCCAACTCAGACAGAGGAATACACATCAGGTGAACAGCAGTTGGAATACCACAGGCAAGCATTTTCAT CTCATATTTAGAACAAAGAGGGTGTGCTTTACCACAAGGATATTTGTCTTGCAAAGTAATACTTTGCCATCCAAAATTTTG GAGTGTGACCAATGCGCCTCCCGTATTATCAACACCTACTGCTTCAGCCGTGAGTGCTACATTGATTGGGGAGCCACACCCCTTATTGAGGCTATTCTTATGGCATCCCAGGTGCTCGCATCATCGACGTCATTAGTGTCGGTTCAGTCGCTCAGTGCATGGCGACCACAGGACAAGTCATAG
- the LOC126601871 gene encoding uncharacterized protein LOC126601871 isoform X2: MTLHQSIPVTKQFQELDSPSRISSVTTIDSVPPLLSSSPVLLMLFNCCSTEQIAYADRIIVNKKINRMAQLKRTEFGKVNLDYVLGIGGFDLERCKQKEESTSGEQPIANLLSKISAPYSQLLTDIQLRQRNTHQVNSSWNTTGKHFHLIFRTKRVCFTTRIFVLQSNTLPSKILECDQCASRIINTYCFSRECYIDWGATPLIEAILMASQVLASSTSLVSVQSLSAWRPQDKS; this comes from the exons ATGACGCTGCATCAATCGATCCCGGTCACAAAACAATTCCAAGAGTTGGACAGCCCATCGCGAATCTCCTCGGTCACAACCATCGATTCCGTACCACCGTTGCTCTCGTCATCGCCGGTATTGCTTATGCTGTTCAACTGCTGTTCAACAGAGCAGATTGCTTATGCTGACCGCATCATTGTGAATAAG AAAATCAATCGCATGGCCCAACTCAAGCGGACAGAGTTTGGAAAAGTTAACCTGGATTATGTTCTTGGAATTggtggatttgatttagagag ATGTAAGCAGAAAGAGGAATCCACCTCAGGTGAACAGCCCATCGCGAATCTCCTCAGTAAAATCAGTGCACCTTATTCACAATTGTTGACAGATATCCAACTCAGACAGAGGAATACACATCAGGTGAACAGCAGTTGGAATACCACAGGCAAGCATTTTCAT CTCATATTTAGAACAAAGAGGGTGTGCTTTACCACAAGGATATTTGTCTTGCAAAGTAATACTTTGCCATCCAAAATTTTG GAGTGTGACCAATGCGCCTCCCGTATTATCAACACCTACTGCTTCAGCCGTGAGTGCTACATTGATTGGGGAGCCACACCCCTTATTGAGGCTATTCTTATGGCATCCCAGGTGCTCGCATCATCGACGTCATTAGTGTCGGTTCAGTCGCTCAGTGCATGGCGACCACAGGACAAGTCATAG